TCCGCATTCCCCCATCCGCGACACCTTCGGGGCGCAGATGCTCAGCACCGAGGGCGAGGCACAACGACGCTACAAGTCGGCCTGCGCCCCGCCGTTCAACGCGCGGGCCGCCGAGGAGTCGCGACCGCTGGTCGAGGCGATCGTCGAGCGGGCCCTCGCGCGCCTCGGCCAACGCCCGACCGCCGACCTCCGCGCCGACTACGCCGCCCCCATCGCCCTCGAAGTCATCGCCCGCGTCATCGGCCTCCCCGTCGCGCTCGACGAGCAGCTGCGCCGCTGGTACGACACCTTCGTCGACGCACTGATGAACTACGAGCGCGATCCCGGGACGCGCACGCGCGCCCACGCCGCGGTGCGCGCCTTTCGCGACACCATCGCCCCGCGCCTCGCCGCGCCCGACGCAGACGAGACCACCCTGCTCGCCTCGCTGGCGCGCGCGCATCCGCGCCTGCTCGACGACGCCGAGATCGGCTCCAACGCCCTCATCGTCATGTTCGGCGGGATCGAGACGACCGAGGGGCTCATCGCCAACGCGCTCTGGGCCATGTTCAATCACCCCGACGCCCTCGAACGCGCCCGCGCCAGCGACGACGAACTCGATCGCTGCATGGAGGAATCGCTGCGCTGGGAGCCAGCGGTGCAGACCTGCACGCGCTACGCCGCGCAGTCGTGCACGCTACACGGCGCCGAGATCCCGGCGGGGGCGGTGGTGCAGTGCATGGTGGGGGCGATGAATCGCGACCCGGCCCACTATGCCGATCCCGACCGATACGACCCCTGGCGACAGGAGTCGTTAGGGCACGCCGCCTTCGGCTTCGGGCGCCACTTCTGCCTCGGCGCCGCACTGGCCAAGGTCGAGGCGCGCGTCGCGATGCGACGCCTGTTCGAGCGCTTCCCCGCGCTGCGCTTCGATCCCCGCGGTTCGAGCGCCCCCACCGGGCACGAGTTTCGGAAGGCGGGGCGCGTGGCCGTCCAGCTGACCTGACGCCAGCGCTCCGCCCGGGCATAGAAAGATTGGTGCCGTGCAACGCCTCGATGCTATGATTGGGCGCGCGACCGCCCTCCCCCTCGCGGCGGCGCCGCGTTCCCTGCGTCGAGGATGCTGATGCCCCCAGTTCGCGTGCCGCTCTTTCACCGGATCACGGACGGAATCCGCATCACCGCGCGTCCGACCTTCCTGCACGAGCGCTCGAGCGCCGCCATCGGCCAGTTCGTCTTCGAGTACCACATCCGCATCGAGAACTGCGGCGAGCAGGCGGCGCAGCTTCGCTCGCGGCGGTGGCTCATCCACGACGACTCGGCCGGCGACTCGGTCGTCGAAGGGGACGGCGTGGTGGGCGAGCAGCCGTACCTGCAGCCGGGTGAGGTGCACGAGTACCGCTCGTACTGCGTGCTCAAGTCGCAGCAGGGGTGGATGGAGGGGACGTATCGCTTCGTGCGCGACGACGGCTCGACGTTCGACGCCGTGATTCCGCGCTTCACGCTCGACGCCTAGTCGAGGGAAGCGGGGCGACGTCGCACCGGGACGCGCGTCACGCACGCCGCGAATAGGCGAAGCGGCGGCCACGCATCGCCACGCTGCGTCGTGAGTATCTTGCGGCGTCGCCCCTCAGGAGCCGTTGATGACCTCGAGCCTCGGACGCGCCGCGGGTCCCCGCAGCGCACGCATCCAGGCTTCGCCGCAATTCAACGGGCGCACCTTCGCCAACACGTACCCCGTCTCGATCGGCTTCAAGGACGGGGTGGAACGTCCGTCGCTTCGCGAGTTCCTGTGCGGGGGGGAACGGCGCATTCCGTCGGGGACGATCCCGATCGTGAATCCGGTGGCGCGCTGGGCGGCGCCCCCCGAGACGGGGCTGCGCGTCACGCGACTCGGCCATTCGACACTCCTCATCGAGATCGATGGCGTGCGCATCCTCACCGACCCGGTGTGGAGCACGCGTGTCTCGCCGCTCGCCTTCGCCGGCCCCAAGCGCTTTCACCCGGTGCCGGCGCCGCTGGCGGCGCTCCCGCCGCTCGACGTCGTGCTCGTCTCGCACGACCACTACGATCACCTCGACCGGCAGACGATCCGCGCCCTGGCCCGTGCCGGCGTCCCGTTCGTCACGTCGTTAGGCGTGGGGGCCATCATCGAGTCGTGGGGGGTCCCGCCCGAGACCGTGATCGAGCTCGACTGGTGGGAGCGCACCGAGGTGAACGGCGTCACGATCACCGCGACGCCCTCGCAGCACTTCTCCGGTCGCGGGATCAAGGACCGGAACAGCACGCTCTGGTCGGCGATGCACCTGCAGGGCGACCGGCACTCGTTCTTCTTCGGCGCCGACTCGGGGCTCACCCCGGAGTTCAAGGAGATCGGCCATCGCCTGGGACCGTTCGACGTGGTCGCCCTCGAGATCGGGGCCTACCATCCGTCGTGGGGCGACATCCACCTGGGCCCCGAGCATGCGCTCGTGGCGCGCGGGATGCTGGGGAGCGGGGCGCTCCTTCCCATCCACTGGGGGACGTTCAACCTCGCCATCCACCCGTGGGATGAGCCCGCGGAGACGATCGTGCGCCTCGCCCCCGACGCGCAGGTGCAACTGCTGCTCCCCAGGTTCGGCGAGGCGATCGAACCGGCGCGCGCGGAGGGAATCGTCCCCTGGTGGCGCGGCATCGCCGCAGGGCGCGCCCCAGGCAACGACGATGAGGGGCTGGCCCGGCGCGCCCTGGAGTGGCTGCCGGACTAACGCGCGCCAGCAGGGTCGCCTGCTGGCGCGGTCGCCAACTCAGTCGCTCGTCATGATGAAGAGCGGCGCCCCGTCGAAGTCGTAGATGGGACGCAGCCGGCTCGTCTCGTAGTACTTTCCCACCTGCACGACTTTCTTCTCCGACGTCACGCTGCCGATGTGCACGCTGTCGTAGAAGCCGCGGTGAATGCTGACTAACCGCCCGAAGCGCTTCTTGAGGATGAGGTCGAGCGCCAGGTTGCCGAAGGCCATCGGGACGATCGAGTCGAGCGCGTCGGGATCGCCCGAGCGCACCAGGTAGCCCAGGCGCTGGCTCACGACGTCGATGCGGCGTCCGTTGTTGTACTTGGGCGACAGCTCCTTGAGCGCCGCGGCGACCTTGTCCCCCACCCCGCCCAGCTTGCGGTGGCCGAACATGTCGGCCTCCGACCCCTCGAAGCTCATCCCGTCGTGCGAGGCGAGCTGCGCCCCTTCGGAGACGAGCACGACCGCATAACGACTCGGGTGACGGTTGCGATCGTAGGTGAGCAGCTCCGCCAGCTGCTCCACGTCGACCGCGTGCTCGGGAATGACGCAGCGGTCGGCAGCGCCGGCCATGGTGGGGAGCAGCGCCGTGAAGCCGGCATAGCGCCCGAAGACCTCGATGACGAGGTAACGCTCGTGCGACCCCGCCGAGGTGCGCAGTGCGTGCGTGAGCTCGATCGTGCGCGTCACGCAGGTGCTGAAGCCGATGCAGTAGTCGGTCCCGTAGACGTCGTTGTCCATCGTCTTCGGGATGGCGACAACGTTTACACCCTCGTCATGCAAGCGCTTGCCGTACGACAGCGTGTCGTCGCCCCCGATGGGGATGAGCGTGTCGATCCCGATGTGCTCGAGGTTCTTGAGGATGTCGGGAGTAACGTCGTTGACCTTGTTCTCATACCCGGTCAGGTACGCGGGGACGCGCTCGAGCGGCAGGTGCGAGGGGCGCGTGCGCGACGTGTGCAGGAAGGTCCCGCCCGTACGGCCGGCGCGGTTCACGATCGCCTCGGAGAGGACCTGGATGTTGTCGCTGTTGTCGGCGTCCTTCTCACGATGGTAGTCGACCAGCCCAGCCCAGCCGCGGCGGATACCGATCACGCGATACCCCTCGCGCAGCGCGCGGATCGTGATGGCGCGAATGGCTGGATTGAGGCCGGGGACGTCGCCCCCGCCGGTAAGGATGCCGATGGTCCCCTTCGAGCCCGACATGTGCGTCTCCTTGCTGGTGCGGATTGCGTCTGCTGCTGGTCGACGACAGGGAAGGTAATCGCAACCGGGGGTGACTGTCCCGGCCCTGGTGCCACGCGCCGGACCTTCCCGAGCTCGGCGCGAGGGCGACACGCATCCTCGAGCGCTTCAGAGGACCGTCAGCCGCCCTGCGCCCCCCGATCCACCTCGTCGATGCGCCGCTGCGCCTCGCCCCAATCCACGACCGGCGCCACGTCGGTATCGGACAGCTGCAGCGAGGCCAGCGCCCGTTCCACCACCGGGGCGCCTAACGCCGGCCCGAGCGCCAGCCCGAACTCCAGCTCTGCCCGTCGGCACAGGCGCTCCTCGCGCGCCCGGTCGCGCCCGGGGCGGTGCACCCCCATGCAGTCCACGCGGGCGTGCATCCCCTCGTGCACGATCGACGCCGCCACCGGTGCCGCGGTGATGTCGCGCCGGTTGAGGAAGGTCAGCTCCGTCATGCAGACGCGGTCATCGGGGAAGTAGGCCCCGCGACAGGCGTAGCGCACGATCCAGAAGTAGCGCAGGTCGCGCTGCAGGTGGCGCAGGCGCCACGGCTGCGCCTGCTCGATCAGCTGCAGCGCGTCGTCCAGCCGCTGCAGCACGTCGCCGGTGCGGATATCGGGACGCGAGTTCTCCACCACGACCTGGAAGCCGCGCACCGTGAACAGCTCCTGCTCGGCCGGGGGCATGGTCATGGTCGCTACCCCGCCGCGGCCATCGTCGACGGCATGCGCACCGCCGTCACCTTGCCGCGCGCCACTTCCACGTCGCCGGCCATGACACTCGTAGCGACGATCACCTTGCGCGCCCCCACCTCCTCGGCGCGCGACCGCAGCACCAGCTCGATCCCCATCGGGGTGGGCTTGAGGAAATCGACGTGCAGCGACCCGGTCACGAAGCGCGGCGTCTGGTCGCGTCCGGGAAGCTCGCCCGCAGCGTGCATCGCGGCCGCCGCACCGGCCGCGATCGAATGGCAATCCACCAGCGAGGCAAGGAGCCCGCCATACACGTAGCCCGGGAGGGCGATGTGATACTCCCCCGGCATGAAGTGCGCGACGGTCTCGCCGTCACGCCACTCGCTCTTGATGTGCAGCCCGTGCGGGTTGAGGCGACCGCACCCGTGGCAATGGGAGTAGTCGTCGGGATAGAGATCCTGGAGGAATGCCATGCCGATTCGTCGGGGCTGAAGTCGTCCTGCCGGCCACCGACCCCAAGGGCGCTGGCCCCCGGACGCCGGATGGCTCAGCGCCGCCCACGTCCGGGACGATGGTCTCTACAATGTGGCCGCGAGTGCCGCCAACTGGTCAGCGCAAATCCCCCACCCCACGTGGAACCCCATCTGCTCATGCTGCTCCCGATCGGCCACGGTCCAGTGGCGCGCGCGCGCGGTGTAGCGCGTCTTCCCCGCCTCCTCCTCGAACGTCACGGTCACCGTCATGAACGGCTTGTCCGACGGCTCCCAGGCCGAGGTGTAGGCGTCGGTGAAGACGAGCTTCTCGTTGGGGACGACCTCGAGATAGATCCCGCGATTCGGGTACTCCGTCCCCTCGGGGTCGCGCATCACGATCAACGACGAGCCCCCCGCGCGCACATCGGTTTCGGCAGCCGCAATGCTCCACGGCTTCGGGACGAACCACTGCTTGATGAGTTCGGGCTCGGTCCACGCACGATAAAGCGCGGCGCGCGGCGCGTCGATCAGGCGCGTGAGGACGAGTTCGCGGTCGGAGGTCGGTACCGGTTCTGTCGCGGACATCGGGGGGTTCTCCGGAGGGGGATCGCAGGGTCGGTGGCGCCGCCGGTAATCTGGCTCCGGGGCCCCACCACTCAAGGCGCTTCGACTGGTGGGCGCCGGGAAACTCATCGCCGGGGACAGCGATGATGGAGCGCCTCGCGTATGGAGCCCCAGTAGATTGCCCCGCCATGCCGCACGTCCAGCCCGCCTTGCGCTCCACGAGACCTCTGCACTCCGCGCTCCGCACCACCCTCGTCGCTTCCGCGCTCTCTTTGGCCGCCTGGCGCGGCGCGCGCGCGCAGGGTTCTCCCGCGCACTCGGGCGACAGTACGCGCGCACCATCAGCGTATCGCACCCCCAGGTCCATCCGACTCGACGGCCGGCTCGACGAAACAGACTGGGCGCTTGCCGACTCGGTGACCGACTTCCGCCAGAAGGAGCCGACCGAAGGGGGGCAAC
Above is a window of Gemmatimonadota bacterium DNA encoding:
- a CDS encoding cytochrome P450, with the translated sequence MTDFPLGASITVEQLSADPYPLFARLREREPVTWAPAVGQWLITSRDIAMEVLRDHERFRTDDPHSPIRDTFGAQMLSTEGEAQRRYKSACAPPFNARAAEESRPLVEAIVERALARLGQRPTADLRADYAAPIALEVIARVIGLPVALDEQLRRWYDTFVDALMNYERDPGTRTRAHAAVRAFRDTIAPRLAAPDADETTLLASLARAHPRLLDDAEIGSNALIVMFGGIETTEGLIANALWAMFNHPDALERARASDDELDRCMEESLRWEPAVQTCTRYAAQSCTLHGAEIPAGAVVQCMVGAMNRDPAHYADPDRYDPWRQESLGHAAFGFGRHFCLGAALAKVEARVAMRRLFERFPALRFDPRGSSAPTGHEFRKAGRVAVQLT
- the apaG gene encoding Co2+/Mg2+ efflux protein ApaG, whose translation is MPPVRVPLFHRITDGIRITARPTFLHERSSAAIGQFVFEYHIRIENCGEQAAQLRSRRWLIHDDSAGDSVVEGDGVVGEQPYLQPGEVHEYRSYCVLKSQQGWMEGTYRFVRDDGSTFDAVIPRFTLDA
- a CDS encoding MBL fold metallo-hydrolase, which codes for MTSSLGRAAGPRSARIQASPQFNGRTFANTYPVSIGFKDGVERPSLREFLCGGERRIPSGTIPIVNPVARWAAPPETGLRVTRLGHSTLLIEIDGVRILTDPVWSTRVSPLAFAGPKRFHPVPAPLAALPPLDVVLVSHDHYDHLDRQTIRALARAGVPFVTSLGVGAIIESWGVPPETVIELDWWERTEVNGVTITATPSQHFSGRGIKDRNSTLWSAMHLQGDRHSFFFGADSGLTPEFKEIGHRLGPFDVVALEIGAYHPSWGDIHLGPEHALVARGMLGSGALLPIHWGTFNLAIHPWDEPAETIVRLAPDAQVQLLLPRFGEAIEPARAEGIVPWWRGIAAGRAPGNDDEGLARRALEWLPD
- a CDS encoding ATP-dependent 6-phosphofructokinase; the protein is MSGSKGTIGILTGGGDVPGLNPAIRAITIRALREGYRVIGIRRGWAGLVDYHREKDADNSDNIQVLSEAIVNRAGRTGGTFLHTSRTRPSHLPLERVPAYLTGYENKVNDVTPDILKNLEHIGIDTLIPIGGDDTLSYGKRLHDEGVNVVAIPKTMDNDVYGTDYCIGFSTCVTRTIELTHALRTSAGSHERYLVIEVFGRYAGFTALLPTMAGAADRCVIPEHAVDVEQLAELLTYDRNRHPSRYAVVLVSEGAQLASHDGMSFEGSEADMFGHRKLGGVGDKVAAALKELSPKYNNGRRIDVVSQRLGYLVRSGDPDALDSIVPMAFGNLALDLILKKRFGRLVSIHRGFYDSVHIGSVTSEKKVVQVGKYYETSRLRPIYDFDGAPLFIMTSD
- a CDS encoding PaaI family thioesterase, with amino-acid sequence MAFLQDLYPDDYSHCHGCGRLNPHGLHIKSEWRDGETVAHFMPGEYHIALPGYVYGGLLASLVDCHSIAAGAAAAMHAAGELPGRDQTPRFVTGSLHVDFLKPTPMGIELVLRSRAEEVGARKVIVATSVMAGDVEVARGKVTAVRMPSTMAAAG
- a CDS encoding SRPBCC family protein → MSATEPVPTSDRELVLTRLIDAPRAALYRAWTEPELIKQWFVPKPWSIAAAETDVRAGGSSLIVMRDPEGTEYPNRGIYLEVVPNEKLVFTDAYTSAWEPSDKPFMTVTVTFEEEAGKTRYTARARHWTVADREQHEQMGFHVGWGICADQLAALAATL